The Nicotiana tabacum cultivar K326 chromosome 5, ASM71507v2, whole genome shotgun sequence sequence CATGCAACAAGCTATAAAAGACATTGATTCTGTTAAGGAGTGGTTCATCAAGCAGCGggaaaataatatttcagctGGTGCTTCCAGTTCAGCACAATATCATGTTTCAACCATCGAAAATGATATGGTGGGGTACAACATTGAACAAGAGCTCATGCGGGATCAACTTAGGGGACACTCGTCTCAACTGGAAGTCATCTCCATTGTTGGTATGGGTGGCATAGGTaagtcaacttttgccaaaaagatGTTTTCTGATCCCTCAATTATGAGCTTTTTTGATGTTCGAGGATGGATTACTGTGTCCAAGGACTACAGTTTAAGAAGGATACTTCTAGGCCTCCTTCAAGATGCTATTGGGGTGAAAGAAATGCTTGATAAGGTAAGCGATGATGCACTTGCAGATCGCTTGCAGAAAAGCTTAAAGGGTAGGAGGTATTTGATTGTTGTGGATGACATATGGAGCAGGGAAGCCTGGGATGGGATTAGACTATGCTTTCCAGAATATAGTAATAAAAGTAGGATATTGTTGACTACTCGAGACATGAAGGTTGCTCAGTATGCTAGCTTTCCTAAGGATCCTTTTCCAATGCGTTTCCTGGAGCTAGAGGAAAGTTGGAATTTGTTTTGCCAAAAGGCGTTTGACCAAAAAGTCTGTCCGATTGGATTTGAAGATGTCGCAAAGGAAGTTGTGGAAAATTGCAAAGGATTACCACTAATGATTTCTGTGGTTGCAGGGACTCTCTCTAGCAAGAGGACACTGGACGAGTGGTGGAAAGTAGCTCAAAGCGTCAGCTCATTAGTAAACCTTGATGATTATCAACGTTGCTCAGGAGTGCTTTCTTTGAGCTACAATCATCTTCTGTCTCATTTGAGAGCTTGTTTTCTGTATTTTGGAGTTTTCCCAAAAGCTAGTGAGATTTCTGTGAAGAAGTTGATTAGATTATGGGTTGCAGAAGGATTCTTAGAGCTGAAGGGGCTTGAGGGATTGGAAAAAGTAGCTGCTAATCTGTTACATGATCTTATTGATAAAAGTCTAGTTGTTGTTAGCAAGCAGAGTTTGGCTGGCAAAATCAAGACATGCAGGATTCATGATCTTCTCCATGATTTATGCTTGAGAGAAGCTGAAAGCGAGAATCTCTTGTACATGGCAAATCCAGTTACTTATGAAGGACCCAGAAGGGTTTCCTCTCAAGGTCGTCGGTGGGTGTCAGTTCATCCTAAGCGAGGttgtttttctttcatttttttgatGATCTTACTCACAACAAAACACGTTCTCTTCATATTTCTTCCAACATAACAGAGTGGCATCTTGAATTAGAACTAGACCATTTCATACTTCTTAGAGTATTGGACTTAGAGACATTGAGATTCGATTATTTCCCTCGTGAAATACTACACTTAGTTTCTTTAAGGTATTTGGCTGTGACAGCCGTTGAGATTCCAGAAGATACATCAATTTCCAAACTTTGGAACTTACAAACTTTTATTTTTCGCCAATATATTCCAGAACTCAGTGGGACCATATATTTATcaaatggaatttggaagatgTCTCAATTGAGACATCTCCACTCTACAAGGATGTATTTATATTCTCCTCCAAATGTATCAGCCAACGATGTTAAGTACTGTTTTTTGGAAAACTTGCAAAGTGTTTCTGGGATGAGTCCTCGTTGTTGCACCAAGAAAACATTTGAAGGGATTAAGAAAGTGAAGGAATTGGGAATTGGTGGCAATACAAGCGATTTTTACAAGAAGCCCAAATGCCTAGATAATCTTATATATTTACATGAGCTCGAGGCACTAAGTATTGCATCGTACAACTCTGAACCAGATGGTTTGTTTCTTAGGCTTCCATGTCCGGGTTATTTCCCACCAAATCTCAAGAAGCTGACACTTTGTCGCACTTTTCTACCATGGGAGGACATGGCAATCATTAGCAAGTTGCCCAAACTTGAGGTGCTCCAATTGAAGGCTCGTGCCTTTGCAGGTATTGACATTGTAGGAGAAACTGTCTGGGAAGTAACAGAGATTAGGTTTCTTGAATTAAAATTCTTGCTTCTTGAGAAGTTGCATCTTGACTATTGGAGAGCCACTGATGATTATTTCCCATGCCTTGAGCGCATAATTATCAAAAATTGCAGTTCCTTACAAGAGATTCCTAAAGGATTTGCAGATAGTATGACACTGCAGCTCATTGAGTTACATCAGTGTTCTCCTTCCCTTGTGAATTCTGCTGAGCTGATCCGGAAAGAGCAATTAGAGAGTCTGGGAAACAACATGCTTAAAGTTTATGCCTTTGACAAAATTAGAggtaagtaaaataattttgaatgAATATTCAACAGCCATTATAAGTTTGACTCTGATGAACTGTGTTAAATCAATAGATAAGAATTAAACTGTTGATTGTGATAAGTTTTTCTGCGCATAACTACTATATTGTTGAATATAATAATGTAAGGAAATCGAATAGTTCATAACATCTGTTATATGTGATTGTCATGTTAGGGCCTTTTATTATGATATATAGATTCATTGAAATGGTGTATAACAATCGTTGCATGTCTTATCTAATATTTATATCAAACTTGTTTACTTTATGAATTTAGCTATTTACTTATTCATTCATGGCAATAATGAAGTTCATTACATATCTAAGTTCATAGTCTTACCTGTATATTTAGAGGCTTTGCCCATTAACCATATCGAAAGGAAGCATCCCGACGCATTATGAGAAAATAAGTGCAAATTTAGCTCAATAGTGACTAGGAAGGCTCAAGATCTACATATGCAAGAGAATTAAATACCCGGGATTACAGAGGCGTATCCACCTTGAGCGATATGGGTTTCACGTGAAAGCATACTTCTATAATGTTATATTtattcaaaattacttaaaatatgtATGTGCATCCATTCTCAAAGACTCTCATGGTGTAACTATTATTGGGTGGGTGCACCATTACAAGTGAAATTGGCGGTTCAAATCTCCCCTCGAACGGTCTTATTTCCAGCATAGAGTATAAATATATGTGAAACCtactaaaattttaaatatatatatatataaaattttgaacctataattttaaaagtatagTGGGTTCATGGTAAGAGACTAAAGTTAAACGTGTCAAAAGTAAATTCTAGATGCACCTTTTTACAACAGTGCACTTATCCTCTTGAAATCCTGAATCCGTCTCTGCGCAGGAAGTAAGTTTTCAGGGGCCAAATGTCTTCTATGGTAACATAATCGAAAACAATCAAATACTTTGGTCGAAATATTTGTTCTTTCAATGCGCATAATTTAAGTATTGCACCTTTTCATTAAGatagcaataacaacaacaacaagcccagtgaatcccacaagtggggtctggggagggtaaagtgtacgcagaccttacccctacctaatgaaggtagagaggttgtttccgaaagaccctcggctcaaaagaaAAGTCAACTGATGTTTAAGCTTCTGAAACCCATCGGTAATTAGACATGGGCACAAATGAAGATACGTGAAACAACATATATCTAAGAATACGACACTATAAAAATAGATCCAGTCTTGTTGGAAAGTGGAAATATTGACACAATATGAAATAGCAAGGGGCTAGGCATAGAAAAATACGAGACTAGTACTAATACTACTGGGATGCCTAGACGAAACTCTAGACTGCCTGTCAACCCacaaccctaatcctcgacctccacgtcctcctatcgagggtcatgtcctcggtaagctgaagtaacaccatgtcctgcctaatcacctcactccagtacttcttaggtctccctctaccacTCCTCTGACCCAccatggtcaacctctcacacctcctaaccggggcatcaGAGTCTCTtctcttcacatgcccgaaccatctcagcctcgattcCCGCAACTTATCTTCTATAGGAGCCACGCCACCTTGTCCCTAATATACTCGTTCTTAATCTTATCTCTCCTGGTATGCCCACAGATCCATCTCAATATCCTCATTTCTGCTGCTTTCAACTTCTGAACATTAGATTTCTTGATTGGTC is a genomic window containing:
- the LOC107805296 gene encoding LOW QUALITY PROTEIN: putative late blight resistance protein homolog R1A-3 (The sequence of the model RefSeq protein was modified relative to this genomic sequence to represent the inferred CDS: deleted 2 bases in 1 codon), with product MPEGRGRHFKSCRERLKAFEYKREQIKLCSYFCRYERSLKVRPRVAREMAAYAAVTSLLGTIHLISQSSLKLQEGHKEHLRLLYKKVRSLQELLDNSDDEPTKDLQEKVKDLAQEVEDKVESRIQREAQKTLLKMLQRVFNLPTKAHGRLLKIMQQAIKDIDSVKEWFIKQRENNISAGASSSAQYHVSTIENDMVGYNIEQELMRDQLRGHSSQLEVISIVGMGGIGKSTFAKKMFSDPSIMSFFDVRGWITVSKDYSLRRILLGLLQDAIGVKEMLDKVSDDALADRLQKSLKGRRYLIVVDDIWSREAWDGIRLCFPEYSNKSRILLTTRDMKVAQYASFPKDPFPMRFLELEESWNLFCQKAFDQKVCPIGFEDVAKEVVENCKGLPLMISVVAGTLSSKRTLDEWWKVAQSVSSLVNLDDYQRCSGVLSLSYNHLLSHLRACFLYFGVFPKASEISVKKLIRLWVAEGFLELKGLEGLEKVAANLLHDLIDKSLVVVSKQSLAGKIKTCRIHDLLHDLCLREAESENLLYMANPVTYEGPRRVSSQGRRWVSVHPKRGCFSFIFDDLTHNKTRSLHISSNITEWHLELELDHFILLRVLDLETLRFDYFPREILHLVSLRYLAVTAVEIPEDTSISKLWNLQTFIFRQYIPELSGTIYLSNGIWKMSQLRHLHSTRMYLYSPPNVSANDVKYCFLENLQSVSGMSPRCCTKKTFEGIKKVKELGIGGNTSDFYKKPKCLDNLIYLHELEALSIASYNSEPDGLFLRLPCPGYFPPNLKKLTLCRTFLPWEDMAIISKLPKLEVLQLKARAFAGIDIVGETVWEVTEIRFLELKFLLLEKLHLDYWRATDDYFPCLERIIIKNCSSLQEIPKGFADSMTLQLIELHQCSPSLVNSAELIRKEQLESLGNNMLKVYAFDKIRERNSDEDSGESTEEVMEETDEDSEED